The following are encoded together in the Anaerolineales bacterium genome:
- a CDS encoding IS30 family transposase, whose protein sequence is RLLSIPFYFCHPYHSWEKGTVENTNGLLRRYLPRSTDLSRIAQEDLEAIATELNHRPRKCLGFRTPFEVLFDRFVALSYGI, encoded by the coding sequence AAGGTTGCTGTCCATTCCGTTCTACTTCTGCCACCCCTACCACTCTTGGGAGAAAGGCACGGTTGAGAACACGAACGGGCTGCTTCGCCGCTATCTTCCAAGGAGTACGGATCTCAGCCGCATCGCCCAGGAAGACCTAGAAGCGATCGCCACCGAGCTCAATCACCGGCCACGAAAATGCCTCGGGTTCCGCACACCCTTCGAGGTACTATTCGACAGGTTCGTTGCACTTAGCTATGGAATCTAG